Proteins encoded by one window of Vampirovibrionales bacterium:
- a CDS encoding GNAT family N-acetyltransferase, with product MVNVSLASQRARSFLAPSCALYPFDVASFSGPWWESLASRFPVLARRGDWALVENRLAKGLIRLRELRPAGWNSASDWSQTLSDAHLDDFLALKADMPWDVARLKWTPAHRNAKALARLRADGFDWIETPGKTLYNVDLSGGFEHYLRQLNAKARYNLKSKVKKAETLAPELVMFDPQRDFDAFFEQFICHHQRYWTAKTGNSYLSNPHEQAFLRQWALALRQRGQLRLWGLKMAGETANLSMAIDCGHHLYWPLVINTGLFPEYFPGIVALYYYLAASADEGFQTFHMGSGDYFYKNQLATLREAQRQLWIANPRSPLGSSILLGLKAREALGRRKR from the coding sequence TTGGTCAATGTTTCGCTTGCCTCCCAACGAGCGCGGTCATTTCTGGCGCCATCGTGCGCACTGTACCCGTTTGACGTCGCGTCTTTCTCCGGCCCCTGGTGGGAATCGCTCGCGTCGCGGTTTCCGGTGCTGGCCAGACGAGGCGATTGGGCGCTGGTAGAGAACCGCCTCGCCAAAGGCCTGATTCGTTTGCGGGAATTGCGCCCTGCGGGCTGGAACAGCGCCAGCGATTGGTCGCAGACGCTTTCTGACGCCCACCTGGATGATTTTCTGGCGCTCAAGGCCGATATGCCCTGGGACGTCGCGCGGTTGAAATGGACGCCCGCGCACCGAAACGCTAAAGCGCTGGCCCGACTGCGCGCCGACGGTTTCGACTGGATCGAGACGCCCGGAAAAACCCTGTACAACGTCGATCTCTCCGGCGGCTTTGAGCATTATCTGCGGCAGTTGAATGCCAAAGCGCGTTACAACCTCAAGAGCAAGGTCAAGAAGGCCGAGACGCTTGCGCCTGAGCTGGTGATGTTTGACCCGCAGCGGGATTTTGACGCCTTTTTCGAGCAGTTTATCTGCCACCACCAGCGTTACTGGACAGCCAAAACCGGCAATTCTTACCTCAGCAACCCGCATGAACAGGCGTTCCTGCGACAATGGGCGCTTGCATTGCGCCAGCGTGGACAATTACGCCTGTGGGGCCTCAAAATGGCGGGCGAAACCGCGAATCTGAGCATGGCTATCGACTGCGGCCACCATCTGTACTGGCCGCTGGTGATCAATACCGGTCTGTTCCCGGAGTATTTTCCGGGTATCGTCGCGCTGTATTATTATTTGGCCGCCAGCGCGGATGAGGGATTCCAGACATTTCACATGGGCTCGGGCGATTACTTTTATAAGAATCAGCTTGCCACGCTCCGCGAAGCCCAGCGCCAGCTCTGGATCGCCAACCCACGATCGCCTCTGGGCAGCAGCATCCTGCTGGGACTGAAAGCCCGCGAAGCCCTCGGACGCCGCAAGCGCTGA
- a CDS encoding amidohydrolase family protein, producing the protein MMHYLAAHWILPVCREPFADGFVAIEGDRLAAVGRLTELPDTLAAPLRQTLDGPTGALRLITPGLINLHTHLELSEGPRAPRAPGETMTDWLLAVIRRKGQPSPEAIGGDRLEAATARCRRGAEMSLATGVSCVNDISTHGESLAVLADAGMRGVVCMEFFHAQAGAGAVDAIVERYFREFEASDGLASARGRLRTGISPHSPYAVSARAWRAVARACRPAIIHCHGGESLDEWRWIRGEPSPLKCLHLTVLGREFSPEPPPGARPRSPIGYLDAHGLLDEATVVAHGVFATAADRQAMARHGATLAHCPRSNLALSDRTISWPAWQDSGIATGLGSDSLLSAPDLDIRAEARVAQTLHGWDAEETLARVTSHSARVLGWGDVLGVIQPGAWADLTLWRAQAQAGGSASALWLHPTTQADAVWVAGRPIWNALPSPRQM; encoded by the coding sequence ATGATGCACTATCTTGCAGCCCACTGGATTCTCCCGGTCTGCCGCGAGCCTTTCGCCGACGGCTTCGTCGCCATAGAAGGCGATCGTCTCGCTGCGGTCGGTCGCCTGACAGAATTACCCGATACGCTGGCGGCCCCGCTGCGCCAGACGCTGGACGGGCCCACTGGCGCGCTGCGGCTAATCACGCCCGGCCTGATCAACCTCCATACGCATCTGGAACTGAGCGAAGGCCCTCGCGCGCCCCGAGCGCCGGGCGAGACGATGACCGACTGGCTGCTCGCCGTGATCCGGCGCAAGGGCCAGCCGTCCCCTGAAGCCATCGGGGGAGATCGCCTGGAGGCCGCAACGGCGCGCTGTCGACGCGGCGCCGAGATGTCGCTGGCGACGGGCGTCAGTTGCGTCAATGATATCAGTACGCACGGCGAAAGCCTCGCCGTTCTGGCCGACGCCGGCATGCGCGGCGTGGTCTGCATGGAGTTTTTTCATGCGCAGGCGGGCGCCGGGGCCGTCGATGCCATTGTCGAGCGCTACTTCAGGGAATTTGAAGCGTCTGACGGGCTTGCCAGCGCGCGCGGGCGCCTCAGGACGGGGATCTCCCCCCACAGCCCCTACGCCGTGTCTGCGCGCGCATGGCGGGCCGTGGCGCGCGCGTGTCGCCCAGCGATAATTCACTGTCATGGCGGCGAGTCGTTAGATGAGTGGCGCTGGATTCGCGGCGAACCATCGCCTTTAAAGTGCCTGCATCTCACGGTTCTGGGACGTGAATTTTCGCCCGAGCCGCCGCCGGGCGCGCGCCCGCGCTCGCCGATCGGGTATCTCGACGCGCATGGCTTGCTCGATGAGGCCACGGTCGTGGCCCACGGCGTTTTCGCGACCGCTGCCGATCGCCAAGCCATGGCGCGCCATGGGGCCACGCTGGCGCATTGTCCGCGCAGTAATCTGGCGCTGAGCGACCGCACGATTTCGTGGCCCGCTTGGCAAGACAGCGGCATCGCCACGGGGCTTGGCTCTGACAGCCTGCTGAGCGCGCCGGATCTGGATATTCGCGCCGAAGCCCGCGTCGCTCAAACCCTCCACGGATGGGACGCTGAAGAGACGCTGGCGCGCGTGACGTCTCACAGCGCGCGCGTTCTGGGCTGGGGTGACGTTTTAGGCGTGATTCAGCCCGGCGCATGGGCCGACCTCACCCTCTGGCGCGCCCAAGCGCAGGCAGGCGGGTCGGCGTCGGCCCTCTGGCTGCATCCGACCACTCAGGCAGATGCCGTCTGGGTCGCGGGGCGTCCCATCTGGAACGCCTTGCCTTCTCCGCGCCAGATGTAA
- a CDS encoding 7-carboxy-7-deazaguanine synthase QueE, whose product MPLSPFAQTLARPVASPVSRCAVASLIEAFSSLQGEGPYVGRRQLFVRFAGCHLACAYCDTTLTPDARGMAVTPLADESPSFFVENPLTPEALLSLMRPLLDAAPHHSVSLTGGEPLLYADFLRELAPALSARVPLYLETSGTHVEALADILPWVDIIAMDVKLASATGEPSPFAAHARFLDVARSRPQTRTFIKLVVGPYPPAEELAALGAILPARGVPVILQPVTRPDGSLGASAATLMRLQRELSQSLDDVRVIPQTHKVLGIA is encoded by the coding sequence ATGCCGCTTTCCCCCTTCGCCCAGACGCTTGCGCGGCCCGTTGCGTCGCCGGTTTCGCGTTGCGCCGTCGCTTCGCTGATTGAGGCGTTTTCCTCTCTTCAGGGAGAGGGGCCTTATGTCGGGCGTCGTCAGCTGTTCGTCCGCTTTGCCGGGTGTCATCTGGCCTGCGCTTACTGCGATACCACGTTGACGCCCGATGCTCGCGGGATGGCTGTCACGCCGCTGGCCGACGAGTCCCCGTCGTTCTTTGTGGAAAATCCCCTGACGCCCGAGGCTTTGCTCTCGCTTATGAGGCCGCTGCTGGACGCGGCGCCGCATCATAGCGTGAGTCTTACCGGCGGCGAGCCGCTGCTCTATGCGGATTTTCTGCGCGAGCTGGCTCCTGCGCTCAGCGCCCGAGTGCCGCTTTATCTGGAAACCAGCGGCACGCATGTTGAAGCGCTGGCCGATATCTTGCCCTGGGTGGATATCATCGCGATGGATGTCAAGCTGGCTTCCGCCACCGGCGAGCCGTCGCCTTTCGCCGCGCATGCGCGTTTTCTCGATGTTGCCCGCAGTCGGCCGCAGACGCGGACGTTCATCAAGCTGGTCGTGGGGCCGTATCCGCCAGCGGAAGAACTGGCGGCCTTGGGCGCGATCTTGCCTGCGCGCGGCGTGCCGGTGATTCTTCAGCCTGTAACGCGTCCAGACGGGTCGCTAGGGGCCAGCGCCGCGACGCTGATGCGGCTGCAACGCGAACTTTCTCAATCGCTGGACGATGTGCGAGTGATTCCGCAAACCCATAAGGTGTTGGGGATCGCTTAG
- the speB gene encoding agmatinase, which yields MGSCERFEDADWVMVGLPYDGTCSYRPGARFGPAAIREASYGLETYSPRLDRDLGDVAFFDAGDLELPFGGKSVALDRIRQAATQTLAAGKRWMGVGGEHLVTLPVIEAYLERFEDLAVLHFDAHADLRDDYLGETLSHASVMRRIADRIGPQRLIQVGIRSGPREEFNWMREHQTLVTAADELPSALQRLQNRPVFLTVDLDVLDPGAFPGTGTPEPGGMSFQTLIDWLERFQSLRVVGADAVELAPTLDPTGVSSVVAAKVIRETLLIF from the coding sequence ATGGGCTCCTGTGAGCGCTTTGAAGACGCCGACTGGGTGATGGTCGGCCTGCCGTACGACGGTACCTGCAGCTACCGCCCCGGCGCGCGCTTTGGCCCTGCGGCCATTCGCGAGGCGTCTTACGGGCTGGAAACCTATTCGCCGCGTCTGGATCGCGATCTGGGCGATGTGGCGTTCTTCGATGCGGGCGATCTGGAATTGCCCTTCGGTGGCAAGTCTGTGGCGCTGGATCGCATTCGACAGGCGGCCACTCAGACATTAGCGGCAGGTAAGCGCTGGATGGGCGTCGGCGGCGAGCATCTGGTGACATTGCCGGTCATTGAAGCTTATCTGGAGCGCTTTGAGGATCTGGCGGTACTCCATTTTGACGCGCACGCTGACCTTAGAGACGACTATCTCGGCGAGACGCTCTCGCATGCCAGCGTCATGCGTCGCATCGCCGATCGCATCGGCCCCCAACGGCTGATCCAGGTAGGCATCCGCTCCGGCCCTCGCGAGGAATTCAACTGGATGCGCGAGCATCAGACGCTGGTCACCGCTGCCGATGAGCTGCCCAGCGCCTTGCAGCGTCTTCAGAATCGCCCTGTCTTTCTCACCGTGGATCTTGACGTGCTGGATCCCGGCGCGTTTCCTGGCACGGGCACGCCAGAGCCCGGCGGTATGAGCTTTCAAACCCTCATCGACTGGCTAGAGCGTTTCCAGTCGCTTCGCGTGGTGGGCGCTGACGCCGTTGAACTGGCCCCGACGCTCGATCCAACAGGCGTCTCATCAGTCGTCGCCGCGAAAGTAATCCGCGAGACGCTGCTGATTTTCTAG
- the speE gene encoding polyamine aminopropyltransferase — protein MDTPLQLWVSETYAESVRLGLKAGRLLYHAVSPFQTIDIIETAYFGRMLLLDGLVMTSERDEFVYHEMIAHPAMLCCPVPRRVLIIGGGDGGSAREVLRHPGVEEVVLCEIDGAVVDACREFLPSIAGQLGDPRVRIEIRDGIAYMADCAQAGGNRFDVILIDSTDPMGPGEGLFTESFYRNARQCLTPGGVMANQTESPVAHAREQGLIYDLLRRTFAQVSPYWAVIPTYPGAMWTWAICSGDENAPTPRERLTAAISSDPAIAARLTSLEPALRYLNGELLPAAFALPTFARQRMAGEPTPWAPGLT, from the coding sequence GTGGACACGCCGTTACAACTCTGGGTCAGCGAAACCTACGCCGAATCGGTCCGTCTGGGCCTGAAGGCCGGACGGCTGCTGTATCATGCCGTATCGCCGTTTCAGACCATCGACATTATCGAAACGGCCTACTTTGGCCGTATGTTGCTGCTGGACGGCCTGGTAATGACCAGCGAGCGCGACGAGTTCGTCTATCACGAGATGATCGCGCATCCGGCGATGCTCTGCTGCCCGGTGCCGCGCCGCGTGCTGATTATCGGCGGGGGCGACGGCGGTTCCGCGCGCGAAGTGTTGCGGCATCCGGGCGTTGAAGAAGTCGTGCTGTGCGAGATTGATGGCGCCGTCGTGGACGCCTGCCGCGAGTTTTTGCCCAGCATCGCCGGGCAACTGGGCGATCCGCGCGTACGCATCGAGATTCGCGATGGCATTGCTTATATGGCCGACTGCGCTCAGGCCGGGGGCAATCGCTTTGACGTGATTCTGATTGATTCTACCGACCCAATGGGGCCCGGCGAAGGCCTGTTTACGGAGTCTTTCTACCGCAACGCGCGCCAATGCCTGACGCCCGGCGGGGTGATGGCCAACCAGACCGAATCGCCCGTCGCTCACGCACGCGAACAGGGGCTGATTTACGATTTGCTGCGCCGGACCTTTGCGCAGGTTTCGCCCTACTGGGCGGTGATTCCCACGTATCCCGGCGCAATGTGGACATGGGCCATCTGTAGCGGGGATGAAAACGCCCCGACACCGCGCGAGCGTCTGACAGCCGCCATCTCATCAGATCCGGCGATTGCCGCGCGTCTGACGTCACTGGAGCCCGCTTTGCGCTATCTCAACGGCGAGTTGCTGCCCGCCGCCTTTGCTCTGCCGACGTTTGCGCGCCAGCGCATGGCAGGCGAGCCGACGCCGTGGGCGCCGGGCCTGACATGA
- a CDS encoding S-adenosylmethionine decarboxylase, giving the protein MTTMYSGFGPHLMLDCRQCDPERIGSLQFVFDFLYRLPERIGMTRIIQPYVFPYEGLIPEDKGITGLVVIAESHITFHSFTEKDYFFFDIFSCKPFDVDKTQALVLEAFGVRDFEAHHASRGRLFPRTVEERACLVAPPAAATEALAPTREREAAPLLEHAGARRA; this is encoded by the coding sequence ATGACGACGATGTATTCGGGCTTTGGCCCTCACCTGATGCTCGATTGCCGTCAGTGCGACCCTGAGCGCATTGGCAGCCTGCAATTCGTCTTTGACTTTCTGTACCGCCTGCCCGAGCGCATCGGCATGACGCGGATCATCCAGCCCTACGTGTTTCCATACGAAGGCCTGATTCCTGAAGACAAGGGCATCACCGGTCTGGTTGTCATTGCCGAATCGCATATCACCTTCCACTCGTTTACCGAGAAAGACTACTTCTTCTTCGATATTTTCAGCTGCAAGCCGTTCGACGTGGACAAAACGCAGGCGCTGGTTCTCGAAGCCTTTGGCGTGCGCGACTTTGAAGCGCATCATGCCAGTCGCGGCCGGCTTTTTCCACGCACAGTGGAAGAGCGGGCGTGTTTGGTCGCCCCTCCGGCGGCGGCGACGGAGGCCTTAGCGCCGACACGCGAGCGCGAGGCGGCCCCGCTGCTGGAGCACGCCGGCGCACGCCGGGCCTGA
- a CDS encoding S-adenosylmethionine decarboxylase proenzyme, whose amino-acid sequence MFNLGQHLLAEFYDCDPNVLNNVALIEQTMCEAAVKCGATIVQQNFHHFSPYGVSGVVIIAESHLAIHTWPEYGYAAVDLFTCGDSCDPMVAYDYLREHLHAGSAFYSELARGLMNSDTHQVLKAPFEVRAQSFTSPQTVEGLT is encoded by the coding sequence GGAATTCTACGATTGCGACCCGAATGTCCTCAATAACGTGGCGCTGATTGAGCAGACGATGTGCGAAGCCGCCGTTAAGTGTGGCGCGACGATCGTCCAGCAGAATTTCCATCATTTTAGCCCGTACGGCGTAAGCGGCGTGGTGATTATCGCGGAATCGCACCTGGCGATTCATACGTGGCCTGAATACGGCTACGCGGCGGTCGATCTCTTTACCTGCGGGGATTCGTGCGATCCGATGGTCGCTTACGACTACCTGCGCGAGCATCTGCATGCGGGCTCAGCGTTTTACTCCGAGCTGGCGCGCGGCCTCATGAACAGCGATACCCATCAGGTGCTGAAAGCGCCATTTGAAGTGCGCGCCCAGTCGTTCACCTCCCCGCAAACGGTGGAGGGCCTGACATGA